From Thamnophis elegans isolate rThaEle1 chromosome 12, rThaEle1.pri, whole genome shotgun sequence, one genomic window encodes:
- the LOC116515717 gene encoding uncharacterized protein LOC116515717 yields the protein MEPFRSHLRFQTAIFLAGCILSCMSQQGPPQENLTVVSVPEDAILGKNIILNVQNIRDGFERCEWTAPFGAKIDFDPNSKVANTSQVGVVHRNCSLSITNLRSEHRGKYTIKVSFPPAKQQGTRDPDIYIGSIFLTFCEQIRINVEPQNPRVGQDVKMTPVGLPDRRDYCEWEQKTQTGIKKFEDSEEEPNKQKNQQPQVTQKDCSFHMTQLTLADSGTYSVYSEVYLDQNSAKEGRRTRDQMKCYRGQTQLNVQLVSGSASVKYSAGIIAAALLGSLTWTISSLFLLPLLFGVLSPFFPEC from the exons ATGGAGCCTTTCAGAAGCCATCTGAGATTTCAGACTGCTATTTTTCTTGCAG GTTGCATCCTGAGCTGCATGTCTCAGCAGGGGCCACCCCAGGAAAACTTAACTGTGGTTTCTGTACCTGAAGACGCCATCCTGGGAAAAAATATCATCCTGAACGTGCAGAATATCCGGGACGGATTTGAACGATGCGAGTGGACGGCACCCTTTGGGGCCAAAATTGATTTTGACCCCAATTCAAAAGTGGCTAACACTTCCCAAGTCGGAGTGGTGCATCGGAATTGTTCCTTGAGTATCACAAATCTGAGGTCAGAGCATCGAGGAAAGTATACCATCAAAGTTAGTTTTCCTCCTGCAAAGCAGCAAGGGACAAGAGACCCAGATATCTATATCGGTTCtatttttctgacattttgtG AACAAATCCGTATCAACGTCGAACCCCAAAATCCCCGCGTTGGCCAGGATGTCAAGATGACTCCCGTAGGCTTGCCAGACCGTCGTGACTACTGCGAATGGGAGCAAAAAACCCAAACTGGAATAAAAAAATTCGAGGATTCTGAAGAAGAGCCCAACAAACAGAAGAACCAGCAACCCCAGGTCACCCAAAAAGATTGTTCCTTTCATATGACTCAGTTAACCCTGGCTGATTCTGGAACCTACTCTGTTTATTCCGAAGTGTATTTAGACCAAAACTCCGCCAAAGAAGGGAGGAGAACTAGAGATCAAATGAAGTGCTATCGAGGCCAGACCCAGTTAAATGTCCAACTTG TTTCAGGATCAGCGTCTGTGAAATATAGTGCGGGAATCATCGCTGCGGCTTTGCTTGGATCCCTTACCTGGACTATCAGTAGTCTGTTCCTCTTGCCGCTGCTGTTCG gCGTGTTGTCGCCATTCTTTCCCGAATGCTGA